In the genome of Solibacillus silvestris, one region contains:
- the sdhB gene encoding succinate dehydrogenase (part of four member succinate dehydrogenase enzyme complex that forms a trimeric complex (trimer of tetramers); SdhA/B are the catalytic subcomplex and can exhibit succinate dehydrogenase activity in the absence of SdhC/D which are the membrane components and form cytochrome b556; SdhC binds ubiquinone; oxidizes succinate to fumarate while reducing ubiquinone to ubiquinol; the catalytic subunits are similar to fumarate reductase): METVNTGRTVKLEIVRQDNENGATRVEKFEVPYRPGMNVISALMHIQKYPVTADGQKTTPVSWDMNCLEEVCGACSMVINGRPQQSCSALVDKLTQPIRLEPMKTFPVIRDLQVDRERMFNALKKVKAWVPIDGTYDLGEGPRMPERKRQWAYELSKCMTCGVCMEACPNVSESASFIGPFALSQVRLFNTHPTGAMNKDERLNAIMGDGGLANCGNSQNCVAACPKGIPLTTSIAALNRETTVQMFKNFFGSDHMVD, translated from the coding sequence GTGGAAACAGTAAATACTGGTAGAACAGTTAAGTTAGAAATCGTTCGTCAAGACAATGAGAATGGTGCTACACGCGTTGAAAAGTTCGAAGTTCCTTACCGTCCTGGTATGAACGTTATCTCTGCTCTAATGCATATTCAAAAATATCCTGTTACTGCTGATGGTCAAAAAACCACTCCAGTATCATGGGATATGAACTGTCTGGAAGAAGTTTGTGGTGCATGTTCAATGGTAATCAATGGACGTCCGCAACAATCTTGTTCAGCATTAGTAGACAAGTTAACTCAACCAATTCGTTTAGAGCCAATGAAAACTTTCCCGGTTATCCGTGATTTACAAGTAGACCGTGAGCGCATGTTTAACGCACTTAAGAAAGTTAAAGCATGGGTACCAATCGATGGTACTTATGATTTAGGCGAAGGTCCTCGTATGCCAGAGCGCAAACGTCAATGGGCTTATGAATTATCAAAATGTATGACTTGTGGTGTATGTATGGAAGCATGTCCAAACGTGTCTGAATCAGCATCATTCATCGGTCCATTTGCTTTATCACAAGTACGTTTATTCAACACACACCCAACTGGTGCAATGAATAAAGACGAGCGTTTAAATGCAATCATGGGCGACGGTGGTCTTGCAAACTGTGGTAACTCTCAAAACTGTGTAGCTGCTTGTCCAAAAGGTATTCCTTTAACAACATCTATTGCTGCACTTAACCGTGAAACAACAGTTCAAATGTTCAAAAACTTCTTCGGTTCTGACCACATGGTTGACTAA
- the sdhA gene encoding succinate dehydrogenase (part of four member succinate dehydrogenase enzyme complex that forms a trimeric complex (trimer of tetramers); SdhA/B are the catalytic subcomplex and can exhibit succinate dehydrogenase activity in the absence of SdhC/D which are the membrane components and form cytochrome b556; SdhC binds ubiquinone; oxidizes succinate to fumarate while reducing ubiquinone to ubiquinol), which yields MAKSKVIVVGGGLAGLMATIKAAEVGTEVELFSLVPVKRSHSVCAQGGINGAVNTKGEGDSPWIHLDDTVYGGDFLANQPPVKGMCDAAPGIIHLMDRMGVMFNRTPEGLLDFRRFGGTLMHRTAFSGATTGQQLLYALDEQVRAHEVAGLVTKYEHWEFLGAVLDDEGVCRGIVAQDLRSEEIRSFRSDAVIMATGGPGIIFGKTTNSVINTGSAASIVYQQGATYSNGEMIQIHPTAIPGDDKNRLMSESARGEGGRIWTYKDGKPWYFLEEKYPAYGNLVPRDIATREIFDVCVNQKLGINGENMVYLDLSHKDPHELDIKLGGIIEIYEKFVGDDPRKLPMKIFPAVHYSMGGLWVDYDQMTEIPGLFAAGECDYSQHGANRLGANSLLSAIYGGMVAGPNAVKYIKGLKKHAEDLPEEIYTRRVQEETEKWEAILNMDGTENAYLLHKELGEWMTDNMTVVRVNAKLEETYAKLTELQERWENININDTQKWSNQGAHFTRQLKNMLYLAKVMTKGALLRNESRGAHFKPEFPERDDENFLKTTMAKFDPATGEPIITYAEVDVSLIPPRKRDYSA from the coding sequence ATGGCAAAAAGTAAAGTTATCGTCGTTGGTGGCGGTCTTGCTGGCTTAATGGCTACGATTAAAGCAGCTGAAGTTGGTACTGAAGTTGAATTATTCTCGTTGGTTCCAGTTAAACGTTCACACTCTGTATGTGCACAAGGCGGAATTAACGGAGCAGTTAATACAAAAGGTGAAGGGGATTCTCCATGGATCCACCTTGATGATACAGTTTATGGTGGCGACTTCTTAGCGAACCAACCACCAGTTAAAGGTATGTGTGATGCAGCACCTGGTATTATTCACTTAATGGACCGTATGGGTGTAATGTTCAACCGTACTCCAGAAGGTTTACTTGACTTCCGTCGTTTCGGCGGTACGTTAATGCACCGTACAGCATTCTCTGGTGCGACAACTGGTCAACAATTATTATATGCCCTAGACGAGCAAGTTCGTGCACACGAAGTAGCTGGTTTAGTTACGAAATATGAGCACTGGGAATTCCTTGGTGCGGTGCTTGATGACGAAGGTGTTTGCCGCGGTATCGTAGCACAAGATTTACGTTCTGAAGAAATTCGCTCATTCCGTTCTGATGCTGTAATTATGGCAACAGGTGGTCCTGGTATTATCTTCGGTAAAACAACAAACTCAGTAATCAACACTGGTTCTGCAGCATCGATTGTTTACCAACAAGGTGCAACATATTCAAACGGTGAAATGATTCAAATTCACCCAACAGCGATTCCTGGAGACGACAAAAACCGTCTAATGTCTGAATCTGCTCGTGGTGAAGGTGGACGTATCTGGACGTATAAAGACGGTAAGCCTTGGTACTTCTTAGAAGAGAAATATCCTGCTTACGGTAACTTAGTACCACGTGATATCGCAACACGTGAGATTTTTGACGTGTGCGTAAATCAAAAGTTGGGTATTAATGGGGAAAACATGGTATACTTAGACTTATCCCATAAAGATCCTCATGAATTAGATATTAAATTAGGTGGTATTATCGAAATCTACGAGAAATTCGTAGGTGATGACCCACGTAAATTACCGATGAAAATCTTCCCAGCGGTACACTATTCAATGGGTGGATTATGGGTTGACTATGACCAAATGACTGAAATCCCTGGTTTATTCGCTGCAGGTGAATGTGATTACTCACAACACGGTGCAAACCGTTTAGGTGCGAACTCATTATTATCAGCGATTTACGGTGGTATGGTTGCTGGTCCAAATGCTGTTAAGTACATTAAAGGACTTAAAAAGCATGCAGAAGATTTACCTGAAGAAATCTACACGCGTCGCGTACAGGAAGAAACAGAGAAATGGGAAGCTATTCTTAATATGGATGGTACAGAAAACGCTTACTTGCTACACAAAGAGCTTGGTGAGTGGATGACTGACAACATGACTGTTGTACGTGTAAACGCAAAATTAGAAGAAACTTATGCGAAATTAACTGAGCTTCAAGAGCGTTGGGAAAACATCAACATTAACGACACACAAAAATGGTCGAATCAAGGTGCTCACTTCACTCGTCAGTTAAAGAACATGCTATATTTAGCTAAAGTTATGACTAAGGGTGCATTATTACGTAACGAATCTCGTGGGGCTCACTTCAAGCCTGAATTCCCAGAACGTGATGATGAAAACTTCTTAAAAACAACTATGGCGAAGTTCGATCCGGCAACGGGCGAACCAATTATTACTTATGCCGAAGTAGACGTTTCGTTAATTCCACCACGTAAACGCGACTACTCAGCGTAG
- a CDS encoding aspartate kinase (catalyzes the formation of 4-phospho-L-aspartate from L-aspartate and ATP, in Bacillus, lysine sensitive; regulated by response to starvation.), with translation METVVVKFGGPALTTPEKIVQVAKKVIKEQGRGINLVVIVSSMPALRREFRQYATEITDEPSKREMDALVASAAQMTSAMLAMAIQEHGGKAVSLAGWQTGIQTNQKHGNARIDHVDSKRIEEYLALGEIVVVAGFQGVTGTENISTFGKGGSETSAVALAVALEAERVEIFSSVEGIFTADPEIVKESRKLPEVSYDEMLEFANLGAKILHPRAVELAKKYNIPLIVRSFVQDVEGTFIKGDVDMEKNLLVRGVAYESDIIRLTIGYDSYETASLAEVFSVLAENDINVDIIVQAVIDGVKPTISFTISKDEFAEALRVLETSKLSLGFSFADFEVGLAKVSIIGSAMASNPGVAARMFARLGREHIPVKMVSTSEIKVSVVIPQDEMVRAANVLHEEFNLAMKEVTAS, from the coding sequence ATGGAGACAGTTGTAGTAAAGTTTGGTGGTCCGGCACTGACTACACCGGAAAAAATAGTACAGGTAGCTAAAAAAGTGATAAAAGAGCAAGGACGTGGCATAAACTTAGTCGTTATCGTTTCTTCAATGCCCGCTTTACGACGAGAATTCCGACAATATGCTACCGAAATTACCGATGAGCCGTCGAAACGGGAAATGGATGCGCTTGTCGCATCAGCAGCACAAATGACAAGTGCAATGCTGGCGATGGCAATTCAGGAGCATGGTGGTAAAGCGGTGTCGCTTGCTGGCTGGCAAACAGGCATTCAAACAAATCAAAAACATGGCAATGCACGGATTGATCATGTAGATAGTAAACGGATTGAGGAATATTTAGCATTAGGAGAAATCGTCGTAGTAGCTGGTTTTCAAGGAGTTACGGGGACAGAGAATATTTCAACATTCGGCAAAGGGGGTTCTGAAACTTCAGCGGTTGCATTGGCGGTTGCTCTTGAAGCAGAGCGTGTCGAGATTTTTTCATCGGTTGAAGGGATTTTCACGGCAGACCCAGAAATTGTTAAAGAATCCAGGAAACTTCCGGAAGTTTCTTATGATGAGATGTTGGAATTTGCAAATTTAGGAGCTAAAATTTTGCACCCACGTGCGGTTGAACTTGCCAAAAAATATAATATACCGCTCATTGTACGCTCTTTCGTACAAGACGTGGAAGGCACTTTTATTAAAGGGGATGTAGACATGGAGAAAAACTTACTTGTACGCGGGGTAGCCTACGAATCGGATATAATTCGTTTGACGATAGGCTATGATTCTTATGAAACCGCGTCATTGGCAGAAGTGTTTAGTGTTTTAGCAGAAAATGATATCAATGTGGATATTATTGTGCAAGCAGTCATTGATGGCGTGAAGCCGACCATTTCCTTTACAATTTCGAAAGATGAGTTTGCGGAAGCTTTACGGGTATTGGAAACTAGTAAACTGTCGCTTGGCTTTAGTTTTGCGGATTTTGAAGTAGGTTTAGCGAAAGTATCTATTATCGGTTCTGCCATGGCATCCAATCCGGGGGTGGCCGCACGCATGTTTGCACGGTTGGGTCGCGAACATATTCCTGTAAAAATGGTCAGTACTTCAGAAATTAAAGTGTCTGTCGTTATCCCACAGGATGAGATGGTTCGTGCTGCGAATGTGTTGCATGAGGAGTTCAATTTGGCGATGAAAGAAGTAACCGCTTCTTAA
- a CDS encoding acyl-CoA thioester hydrolase, translating to MRATYIQDAAEWMAGFSFSTKVKVRFSETDMYGHVNNTKVFAYFEYARIEYFKALGFNFTAGSETGNMLVVADIQCDYLKEVFFDEELTIFVKTASIGTSSIDLHYLVKNEKDEVCYTGRGTLVQLSSDTGKGVPLLEEQKKLLLGK from the coding sequence ATGCGAGCTACATATATTCAGGATGCAGCAGAGTGGATGGCAGGGTTTTCATTTTCTACAAAGGTAAAGGTACGATTTTCAGAAACAGATATGTACGGGCATGTAAACAATACAAAAGTATTTGCCTATTTCGAGTATGCACGTATCGAATATTTTAAAGCATTAGGATTTAATTTTACTGCTGGATCGGAAACAGGAAATATGCTCGTTGTGGCAGACATTCAGTGCGATTATTTGAAAGAAGTGTTCTTTGATGAAGAACTTACAATTTTTGTTAAAACGGCATCGATCGGCACATCTTCAATTGATTTGCATTATTTGGTGAAAAATGAAAAAGATGAAGTATGCTATACGGGGCGCGGAACGCTTGTACAATTGAGCAGTGACACGGGGAAAGGTGTCCCTCTACTGGAAGAGCAAAAAAAATTATTGCTTGGGAAATAG
- a CDS encoding succinate dehydrogenase — MSKDREFLWRRLHSLLGVVPVGLFLVFHLFLNFTAVGGEETYNNATGVMELLPHSLLLAMEWIIIYIPLMFHGFYGVYIAFTATYNTGRFSTFRNWMFALQRFTGIFLVIFIAWHIFQTRIQKAFGAEVEFNMMVEIVDNPLMLVFYILGIVSAAFHLANGLWSFLVSWGITQSNKSQRIATYVTLLIFVVLAIVGVAAILAFV, encoded by the coding sequence TTGTCGAAAGATCGTGAATTTTTATGGCGCCGCTTACACTCGTTATTAGGTGTAGTTCCTGTCGGGTTGTTCTTGGTGTTCCACTTATTTCTGAACTTCACTGCAGTTGGCGGTGAAGAAACTTACAATAACGCAACAGGTGTTATGGAATTACTTCCACACTCGTTGTTGTTAGCGATGGAATGGATCATTATCTATATTCCATTAATGTTCCACGGATTCTATGGAGTGTATATTGCATTTACTGCAACTTACAATACTGGACGCTTCAGCACATTCCGTAACTGGATGTTTGCATTGCAACGTTTCACAGGTATTTTCCTTGTAATCTTCATTGCGTGGCATATTTTCCAAACACGTATCCAAAAAGCATTCGGTGCTGAAGTTGAATTTAATATGATGGTTGAAATCGTTGACAATCCATTAATGTTAGTATTCTACATCTTAGGTATCGTTTCAGCAGCATTCCACTTAGCGAACGGTTTATGGTCGTTCTTAGTAAGCTGGGGTATTACGCAATCAAACAAATCTCAACGAATCGCAACTTATGTTACGTTGTTAATTTTCGTAGTATTAGCAATCGTTGGTGTTGCAGCTATCTTAGCATTCGTCTAA
- a CDS encoding helix-turn-helix transcriptional regulator yields the protein MNRPQHRSLLTKREREIFELLIKDYSTREISTKLGISEKTVRNHISNTIQKLGVSSRTQAILELLRLQELSIY from the coding sequence ATGAATCGTCCGCAGCATCGTTCGCTGTTAACAAAAAGAGAACGCGAGATTTTTGAGCTATTAATAAAGGACTATTCAACACGGGAAATATCAACGAAGCTAGGCATTAGTGAAAAAACCGTTCGTAATCATATTTCCAATACGATTCAAAAGCTGGGTGTATCAAGTCGTACGCAAGCGATTCTTGAGCTTTTGAGACTTCAGGAATTGTCAATTTACTGA
- a CDS encoding MarR family transcriptional regulator, which produces MKDHSTHSSESVAILEKELRYISHLIKQKGREILSNYTITPPQFIALQWLHESGDMTIGDLSTKMYLAFSTTTDLVDRMEKNELVQRVRDENDRRVVRIHLLPEGERIIEEVIFKRQNYLRDITQEFNAEEFEQLSRTLQKLHLLMK; this is translated from the coding sequence ATGAAAGATCACAGCACACATAGCTCTGAATCTGTAGCAATCCTGGAAAAAGAACTGAGATATATTTCACACTTAATCAAACAAAAAGGTCGAGAAATTTTAAGTAATTATACGATTACGCCTCCGCAATTTATTGCATTGCAATGGTTGCATGAATCAGGGGATATGACGATCGGTGACTTGTCGACGAAAATGTATTTAGCATTTTCGACAACAACAGATTTAGTGGACCGGATGGAGAAAAATGAATTGGTACAGCGTGTACGTGACGAAAATGATCGACGTGTTGTACGGATTCATCTTTTACCGGAAGGCGAAAGAATTATCGAAGAAGTAATTTTTAAGCGTCAAAATTATTTGCGGGATATTACACAGGAATTTAACGCAGAAGAGTTTGAACAATTATCAAGAACATTACAAAAACTACATTTATTAATGAAATAG